In the genome of Crassostrea angulata isolate pt1a10 chromosome 6, ASM2561291v2, whole genome shotgun sequence, the window TCAGGCATCTTATTTGCATGATTTATATAAGCAATGAGCCCTtatcaaattgtgaaattcatgagtTCAAACTCTAGTGTGGGCAGAGTTTGtgatacatatataataatacTTTTGATATCTTTTTTAGGCACACAGCGACTTTATACACACAGTTGGTGAAGCCTTACTTATTCAGCTATGTATGAAGAAATTTTCAATGGACAGCCTAGAGAGTGAGCCTGTCATTCCAAATTTAAACCTGCCAGAAAACATCTGAAACACTCACGTTAAAACAAGAAAACCTCTCTTTTGGAAGGTTGTTCAAGAAGTTGTCAATGAAATATTCATGGAATTTCATAACCCAGGATGTTTGCCTCCTGTGCACTTGGATTTTGAGGATACTTCTGTGATTATTCCCAGAGAACAACTCTGCAAAAATGGCTATGTAGACCTGAAAATGTCAACTGGTGAAGTTTACAGAGTATTTAATTCACATGAAACCACAGATGACTTGCAGAACTACTCCATACAATTACTTATGTGGTATATccatttttgtgaatttcaaGATGGGATACGAGAAGGGGACCCTTTCAGAACCAACATTAACTTAAAAAGAATGATTCCCTTCTTTTACACTCATTCCGTTCGGTCCAAGTATGCAGTTGAGTGTATAGATTATATCCTCAAAACAGAAGCCATGCTGCCAAAACTCACAGCTATGAGAGTTAGACTTGGTAGTTTCGTTAACCCACATGGAAAGAAGGGGGGAAATAAGCCAGCTGACATGCAACAAGAAAATAACATTCTTGTTCTTAAAGATGTCATAAAAGGTTTAGGTGCAAACAAAACAACCAAAGCTATGGAACGTGCATCTGCAGCAGCCCCTGTTGTAGCAGAAACTGTAGAAAATTATATGAGCAATATTCGGTGCATATCAAGGAGTGGAAAACAAAGTACAAAAGACAATTTGGAAGATGTGACATTTCTTGTTCAAATATTAGGTGGAATAGACCCATTTAGTGTCATTGACAACCGtaagatgaatttttacaatagtttcaggaaaaatccaTTCTCATCTATATCTTCAGAATTTCATTCCCATCTATTCAAAATAGTTGAGCGCTTGAAAAGATGTCAGAACATTGACCTTGAATACTACAACCAGTAAGGATTATTTAGACCCATTGGCCTCTTGTATAAATACTTATTATGTTAACTTTAATCTGAAACTCTATAGCAAATAATTGAACTTATATTACCATATAACTTAAAAATCCTGTTAAATCTTCAATATGTTATATTTGCATCTTTGAGACATGAATGAATTAAGGTTATCAAGGCAAGCAGTACTGTAATTTGTACATTAATAAAGATTTAGTGGTAATCTTGTGTCACTTTAATATTGCATCATGTTACAGTTCACAATCAGAGCAACAGCACAAAATTTCACACACATtacaacatttacattttttggttCCCTCTACTGGCTTGTAGTCCAAATGCTGTAGTAGTTGAAAACGCAAACAtgcacagggcgaaaaaccttctttaagcaagtccttaaaggtggcttaaaggtgacttaaaggagcttaaaggctatacaacctttaagccgcctttaagtcacctttaagcgagtgcttataggtccttaatgtccaaacttctttaagctacctttaagccacctttaagcatctttaagtggcatttacgctctctttacactgcctttacactgtctttaagtggcctttaagtcaatattgatcaagctgaacattaaaacatatattaaatgcaaaagctcttttatagagatgggagggggtcatccgagtgataatataatttccaaggaaggggggggggtgttccaggcggttttaatcgtcgctccattaaacacagatcgctatcatcagcaccgctctgatggacacagattgccgttataaaattctttataattttgtgggggtttcaaaattattgtaggtatgagcgcagtctctgtatcttaatatgtgcataaaactaaataaagtatgtttgtttcctattataaattaatcggtgaaaaaaatctctctctctctctctctctctctctctctctctctctctctctctctcagttcatccagttattaaacaaaataaagataatgaaccaaaaatgcatgatttaatttgttactcggtttaaggtttgtatttttttttcaattttcattatttctaactctagatctgctagatacatgttaaagatgaaaagactctcaactgcctttgttatatcgggcaggatattactgctttgtttgtctagacatagttttgttcgtttgtgtatatctaattagagtctattgtttgtccaacttaagaaaacccctggaactaacacagaatatacaagatatacacagcagttgtgtcgtgtgcccaggtgcatgtttgtgtatatctaattaaagtctattgtttgtccaacttaagaaaacccctggaactaacacagaatatacaagatatacacaacaggtgtgtcgtgtgcccaggtgcacgtcagggtttctaaaggcgttgaatcttagtatgtacgagtatacgataagtctagtgaataaaagttaatttacatttgtaattcattttcaaagtattatttcctagctctgggtttcaaagatgttacgtctacaaattaacgatacatgtatgtaagagtaaaatcttgaggctaattaattaatgtaccggtgatcataaataggggttgattatttaaatatatgtataagggtaaatatgtcaaatatacccggcctggcacatcatacaattgtatgtacaagtcatttgcaattgccacatgcagtaaatacatcaccggtaattggtaattttgtttgttatagaattgatagtttaaaaatcatgtacatgtacatacaattacatgtaaatatttaaacatattggaacggcgccgcgatcatgaaaacagGGAATTGCGGGAatttgaacaaataccctaatagtatcaatgcatttaataaaagaaatgatttcattttctttcttacatttttatagctataaattagatgaacgtatatctactcggtttaaatttattaactaagaaagcctactatagtgaacctaacggtttccatttaggtataatatatttttgttcactgaagaccaagttctgtatttcattctaaatacatgcatgcatgtaatttataaattagatataattgattgttacaaactgaatggtttgtcaaaatcttttcaagtaaacacattcaatacagtgattcaatatccactgatatataggatataaaaacactCATgaatatgtaagttgccgtggcgcagaggatgtgtggtgatgctagtaaacttaGGGTCCCGGGATCAAAtctcgccgtggccggtttttttggtttttttttttcatttttctttctagaacaaaaaccgttttaataccttttctttcataaagttaatacattttgttggaaattaagcacaatattgaattaaattttttttaatggcttaaaggtggcttaaaggtagcttaaaggtggcttaaagaagtttggacattaaggacctataagttgtccttaaaggtggcttaaaggtggcttaaagatagtctttaagctgcctttaagccatctttacgctttctttaagccacctttaatcaatacttatagcttaaaggtagcttaaaggttgcttaaagatcgtctttaagctacctttaaacacctttaagctatctttaaggaggacttaaagttggtcattcatcctgtgatgtATCTGTACTTATGCAGTATTGGCGCATTGAGTTTTGCATGCCAGGCCTGTTGGTCCTTACATCTGTCTTATTGACAAACAAAATAGCATCCGCTGGCAGTCCATCTCGTCCCGCGCGGCCAGTTTCTTGTAAGTACTTTTCAATGCTGGTGGGACATTTAAAGTGTATGACCTTCCGTACAGCAGGAGCATGTAAACCAATGCCAAGGGCTACAGTGGCAAGTACTACACGAATAACTGGCTCGGATTTGCTGATTTCTGATATgatgaaatttttcattttatcaggGTAATGAGTATGGTGTTGTGCATAACATCGATTCTCTGGAGACTCGACTCCTAACTTACTTTCCAAAAACCTATATCCATACCTAATTGATTCCAGATCAGTATAGATGAAGGTGAGAGGGTAATGTCTCCTGTCCTCTTGTAGACCAGTCACAATGTCTCCCAGAATTTTGTCCAGATCGTCCTCTTGTCTTACACTCGGGAGTCTGTCATACTTATAATACTTAATGTTTGGTCTGTCTGggtttttagaaataaacaaaggATCTCTTAAACCAAGGTTTTTAACTAAGTTCTCTTTAGTTGATTGGGAAGCAGTGGCTGTTAAAAGGGACACAGGTACCCTTGGGAAAATGCCCAGCAATTCTTGAATTCGGGCAAAATCCTTCCGAAAGTCCTCACCCCTTAAAGAAAATTAACGTTTACAATTTAGCATGTGTAGAGGCATTCCAAAGGAAAATAAGTTTCTGATTTGCAAATGCTTTCTTTATATCATACCATTCATGTATCATGTGGGCCTCATCTATACAGATGCCAAACACATGATCATGCAAAATTTTGCTGTGCAAAATTTTCCTTCCTTCTCTTGAAGAAAGGAAAGCCTCAGGATGTGCATATATGAGCTGGTATTTCCCCGCTGCCACATCATCTATTGAGACTTTCGTCTGTATATTCCCAACGTCTTCAGCAGTGTCATCATCATTGTCACCTTGCTCATCGTCATCCTCAATATCTACAGGATGACAACTTAATATGCTCCTATTTGTTTGCGTATCTGTATTGTGTACCAAAAAATTGTCTAATCTGGCAAAGTGTAATATTGCACTGCATAAGTTATATCAATCGTACTCTAATATTGTTGATAATAATTTGAGGCATATAGTTTTTGTCCTATGATGTCCTTTATCAATCTTTTCATCATGCATCCatcatacttaaaaaaaataatttgagaaTATGGTGCTTAGCTGTTCAGTGGAACCCTCGGacataaataaagttttatcgGACAACTGGGTGCATTAGCATTTACGGTTACACATGCAGGTTTAATTGATAGAATAAGTAAATATTTGGCCTCTTAGTTTAAGCAATTCTTGCTGTAAGTTGCACTTCAGACTGCCCCCAGGATTTGAACCTGGACTTCCTCAAAGCCAGCCAAAAGCAATTGCTAGGAGCATGAGGTGTGCTGACCAATTACACTAAGGCAGTCTGtaaagtacatttatttacaacaaagaATTAAGGTGTGAATAGGCATTATGCACTAATAAACTTTTTAGAAATGAATTACTTTAGAAATGGGAGTTGGTGATTTATTAATCTGTTAAAATTAATCTGTtagaaattaacaaaatgtaaCATTCTTGCAACATTTGGCTGAAAAAATCTAGGCCTAATTCTTCTAATCTAATCTCATTCTTCTAAATTTGTCTGTATAATCTTCAATATTGatcaatacatatttatatataatgaatatGTAGATTTAAAAACATGACTATTTTGATACCAAGTCTGGACATTTATGAGAACAACATTGG includes:
- the LOC128186676 gene encoding ATP-dependent DNA helicase RecQ-like, translating into MDFNRLTKAKQKIGITYELKPEQITALRAFMESKDIVCLLPTGFGKSITFQLMPFLSDDPMACDLVKSPLNAIMKDQVRKLCENGISACFLDITGRDGSTYTLKPALGTDIEDDDEQGDNDDDTAEDVGNIQTKVSIDDVAAGKYQLIYAHPEAFLSSREGRKILHSKILHDHVFGICIDEAHMIHEWGEDFRKDFARIQELLGIFPRVPVSLLTATASQSTKENLVKNLGLRDPLFISKNPDRPNIKYYKYDRLPSVRQEDDLDKILGDIVTGLQEDRRHYPLTFIYTDLESIRYGYRFLEKISKSEPVIRVVLATVALGIGLHAPAVRKVIHFKCPTSIEKYLQETGRAGRDGLPADAILFVNKTDVRTNRPGMQNSMRQYCISTDTCLRFQLLQHLDYKPVEGTKKCKCCNVCEILCCCSDCEL